In Streptomyces sp. NBC_01439, the following are encoded in one genomic region:
- the dapB gene encoding 4-hydroxy-tetrahydrodipicolinate reductase encodes MSKLRVAVLGAQGRIGAEAVKAVEAAEDMELVAALGRGDKLETLAEAGAQVAVELTTPASVMGNLDFLIRHGIHGVVGTTGWTEDRLAQLGSWLDGSPQTGVLIAPNFSIGAVLTMKFAAQAARYFESVEVVELHHPNKVDAPSGTATRTAQLIAAARAEAGLGAQPDATATALDGARGADVDGVPVHAVRLRGLLAHQEVLLGGEGETLTIRHDSLHHSSFMPGILLGARRVAQTPGLTFGLEHFLDLG; translated from the coding sequence ATGAGCAAGCTGCGCGTGGCAGTCCTCGGCGCCCAGGGTCGCATCGGCGCCGAGGCCGTCAAGGCGGTCGAGGCCGCCGAGGACATGGAACTGGTCGCGGCGCTCGGCCGCGGCGACAAGCTGGAGACGCTGGCCGAGGCCGGCGCCCAGGTCGCGGTCGAGCTGACCACCCCGGCATCGGTGATGGGGAACCTGGACTTCCTCATCCGTCACGGCATCCACGGAGTGGTCGGCACCACCGGCTGGACCGAGGACCGCCTCGCGCAGCTGGGCTCCTGGCTCGACGGTTCGCCGCAGACCGGTGTGCTCATCGCCCCGAACTTCTCTATCGGCGCCGTCCTCACCATGAAGTTCGCCGCCCAGGCCGCCCGCTACTTCGAGTCCGTCGAGGTCGTCGAGCTGCACCACCCCAACAAGGTGGACGCCCCCTCCGGCACGGCGACCCGGACGGCGCAGCTCATCGCGGCCGCCCGCGCCGAGGCCGGCCTCGGCGCGCAGCCCGACGCCACCGCCACCGCCCTCGACGGAGCGCGCGGCGCCGACGTCGACGGCGTCCCGGTGCACGCCGTCCGCCTGCGCGGGCTGCTGGCCCACCAGGAGGTGCTCCTCGGCGGCGAGGGCGAAACCCTGACCATCCGTCACGATTCCCTGCACCACAGCAGCTTCATGCCGGGCATCCTGCTCGGTGCGCGCCGCGTGGCGCAGACCCCGGGCCTCACCTTCGGCCTGGAACACTTCCTCGACCTGGGCTGA
- the rpsO gene encoding 30S ribosomal protein S15, giving the protein MPLDAATKKQIITEFGAKEGDTGSPEVQVAMLSRRISDLTEHLKTHKHDHHSRRGLLILVGQRRRLLQYLAKKDIQRFRTLVERLGIRRGAAGAK; this is encoded by the coding sequence GTGCCGCTCGACGCCGCTACGAAGAAGCAGATCATCACCGAGTTCGGTGCCAAGGAGGGCGACACCGGCTCCCCCGAGGTCCAGGTTGCGATGCTCTCCCGCCGCATCTCGGACCTGACCGAGCACCTCAAGACGCACAAGCACGACCACCACTCCCGTCGTGGTCTGCTGATCCTGGTCGGCCAGCGTCGCCGCCTGCTGCAGTACCTGGCCAAGAAGGACATCCAGCGCTTCCGTACGCTGGTCGAGCGCCTCGGCATCCGCCGCGGTGCGGCCGGCGCCAAGTAA
- a CDS encoding polyribonucleotide nucleotidyltransferase, which produces MENETHYAEAVIDNGSFGTRTIRFETGRLARQAAGSAVAYLDDDTMVLSATTASKKPKDQLDFFPLTVDVEERQYAAGKIPGSFFRREGRPSEDAILTCRLIDRPLRPSFKKGLRNEIQVVATVMALNPDHLYDVVAINAASASTQLAGLPFSGPIGGVRVALIRGQWVAFPTHTELEDAVFDMVVAGRTLEDGDVAIMMVEAEATEKTIALVKGGAEAPTEEIVAAGLDAAKPFIKVLCKAQSDLAAKAAKPEGEFPVFLDYQDDVYEALAAAVKGELSQALTIAGKQDREAELDRVKEIAAEKLLPAFEGREKEISAAYRSLTKALVRERVIKDKVRIDGRGITDIRTLAAEVEAIPRVHGSALFERGETQILGVTTLNMLRMEQQLDTLSPVTRKRYMHNYNFPPYSVGETGRVGSPKRREIGHGALAERAIVPVLPTREEFPYAIRQVSEALGSNGSTSMGSVCASTMSLLNAGVPLKAPVAGIAMGLISQEIDGKTHYVALTDILGAEDAFGDMDFKVAGTKEFVTALQLDTKLDGIPASVLAAALKQARDARLHILDVMMEAIDTPDAMSPFAPRIITVKIPVDKIGEVIGPKGKMINQIQEDTGAEITIEDDGTIYIGASDGPAAEAARATINSIANPTMPEVGERYLGTVVKTTTFGAFVSLMPGKDGLLHISQIRKLAGGKRVENVEDVLAVGTKVQVEIAEIDQRGKLSLVPVIDGETAGDDADKDDSDK; this is translated from the coding sequence GTGGAGAACGAGACCCACTACGCCGAGGCCGTCATTGACAACGGTTCCTTCGGCACCCGCACCATCCGCTTCGAGACGGGCCGCCTGGCCCGCCAGGCCGCCGGCTCCGCCGTTGCCTACCTGGACGACGACACGATGGTGCTGTCCGCCACCACCGCGTCGAAGAAGCCCAAGGACCAGCTCGACTTCTTCCCCCTGACGGTGGACGTCGAGGAGCGGCAGTACGCGGCCGGCAAGATCCCCGGCTCCTTCTTCCGCCGTGAGGGCCGCCCCTCCGAGGACGCGATCCTCACCTGCCGCCTGATCGACCGCCCGCTGCGCCCGTCCTTCAAGAAGGGCCTGCGTAACGAGATCCAGGTCGTCGCGACGGTCATGGCCCTCAACCCCGACCACCTGTACGACGTCGTGGCGATCAACGCCGCTTCCGCGTCCACCCAGCTGGCCGGCCTGCCCTTCTCCGGCCCGATCGGCGGCGTCCGCGTCGCGCTGATCCGCGGCCAGTGGGTCGCGTTCCCGACGCACACCGAGCTCGAGGACGCCGTCTTCGACATGGTCGTCGCGGGTCGCACCCTCGAGGACGGCGACGTCGCGATCATGATGGTCGAGGCCGAGGCCACCGAGAAGACCATCGCCCTCGTCAAGGGCGGCGCCGAGGCGCCGACCGAGGAGATCGTCGCCGCCGGTCTGGACGCCGCGAAGCCCTTCATCAAGGTCCTCTGCAAGGCCCAGTCGGACCTGGCCGCCAAGGCCGCCAAGCCCGAGGGCGAGTTCCCGGTCTTCCTGGACTACCAGGACGACGTGTACGAGGCCCTCGCGGCCGCCGTCAAGGGCGAGCTCTCCCAGGCGCTGACCATCGCGGGCAAGCAGGACCGCGAGGCCGAGCTGGACCGCGTCAAGGAGATCGCCGCCGAGAAGCTCCTCCCGGCCTTCGAAGGCCGCGAGAAGGAGATCTCCGCCGCCTACCGCAGCCTGACCAAGGCCCTGGTGCGCGAGCGCGTCATCAAGGACAAGGTCCGCATCGACGGCCGCGGGATCACGGACATCCGTACCCTCGCCGCCGAGGTCGAGGCCATCCCGCGCGTGCACGGCTCGGCGCTGTTCGAGCGTGGCGAGACCCAGATCCTGGGCGTCACCACCCTCAACATGCTCCGCATGGAGCAGCAGCTGGACACCCTCTCCCCGGTGACCCGCAAGCGCTACATGCACAACTACAACTTCCCGCCGTACTCCGTCGGTGAGACCGGCCGCGTCGGTTCGCCGAAGCGCCGCGAGATCGGCCACGGCGCGCTCGCCGAGCGCGCGATCGTGCCGGTCCTCCCGACCCGCGAGGAGTTCCCGTACGCGATCCGTCAGGTGTCCGAGGCCCTCGGCTCCAACGGTTCGACGTCCATGGGCTCGGTCTGCGCCTCCACCATGTCGCTGCTGAACGCCGGTGTGCCCCTCAAGGCCCCCGTCGCCGGTATCGCCATGGGCCTGATCTCCCAGGAGATCGACGGCAAGACGCACTACGTCGCCCTCACCGACATCCTCGGTGCGGAGGACGCCTTCGGCGACATGGACTTCAAGGTCGCCGGCACCAAGGAGTTCGTCACCGCCCTCCAGCTCGACACCAAGCTGGACGGCATCCCGGCCTCCGTCCTGGCCGCGGCCCTCAAGCAGGCCCGCGACGCCCGCCTCCACATCCTCGACGTGATGATGGAAGCGATCGACACGCCGGACGCCATGTCCCCGTTCGCCCCCCGGATCATCACCGTCAAGATCCCGGTGGACAAGATCGGTGAGGTCATCGGGCCCAAGGGCAAGATGATCAACCAGATCCAGGAGGACACCGGCGCCGAGATCACGATCGAGGACGACGGCACCATCTACATCGGTGCCTCCGACGGCCCGGCCGCCGAGGCCGCCCGCGCCACGATCAACTCGATCGCCAACCCGACCATGCCGGAGGTCGGCGAGCGCTACCTGGGTACGGTCGTCAAGACCACCACCTTCGGTGCCTTCGTCTCCCTCATGCCCGGCAAGGACGGCCTGCTGCACATCTCGCAGATCCGCAAGCTCGCCGGTGGCAAGCGCGTGGAGAACGTCGAGGACGTGCTCGCGGTCGGTACCAAGGTCCAGGTCGAGATCGCCGAGATCGACCAGCGCGGCAAGCTCTCGCTGGTCCCCGTGATCGACGGCGAGACCGCCGGTGACGACGCTGACAAGGACGACTCCGACAAGTGA
- a CDS encoding M16 family metallopeptidase, translating into MMSRSSRVTARPSSEGRAVARTQTLLKGSNGIGTVRRTVLPGGLRIVTETLPSVRSATFGIWAHVGSRDETPTLNGATHYLEHLLFKGTHQRSALDISSAIDAVGGEMNAFTAKEYTCYYARVLDTDLPLAIDVVCDMLTGSLIREEDVDAERGVILEEIAMTEDDPGDMVHDLFAQTMYGDTPLGRPVLGTVDTINALGADRIRRFYKKHYDPTHLVVAAAGNVDHNKVVRQVRAAFEKAGALTRTDAEPIGPRSGTKRIRTAGRVDLVNRRTEQAHVVLGMPGLARTDERRWALGVLNTALGGGMSSRLFQEVREKRGLAYSVYSYTSGFADTGLFGVYAGCRPNQVHDVLRICRDELDKVATEGLADDEIKRAIGQLSGSTVLGLEDTGAIMNRIGKSELCWGDQMSVDDMLARIAAVTPDDIRSVAQDVLAQRPSLAVIGPLKEKQAARLDEAVA; encoded by the coding sequence GTGATGTCGCGTAGTTCCCGTGTGACGGCCCGCCCCTCTTCGGAGGGGCGGGCCGTCGCCCGTACCCAAACCCTCCTCAAGGGCAGCAACGGCATCGGCACCGTCCGGCGCACCGTGCTGCCCGGCGGACTGCGCATCGTCACCGAGACGCTGCCCTCCGTCCGCTCCGCCACGTTCGGCATCTGGGCGCACGTCGGCTCCCGTGACGAGACGCCCACCCTGAACGGCGCCACGCACTACCTGGAGCATCTCCTCTTCAAGGGCACGCACCAGCGCAGTGCCCTCGACATCTCCTCCGCGATCGACGCGGTCGGCGGCGAGATGAACGCCTTCACAGCGAAGGAGTACACCTGCTACTACGCCCGGGTGCTCGACACCGACCTGCCGCTGGCCATCGACGTGGTCTGCGACATGCTCACCGGCTCGCTGATCCGCGAGGAGGACGTGGACGCCGAGCGCGGCGTCATCCTCGAAGAGATCGCGATGACCGAGGACGACCCGGGCGACATGGTGCACGACCTGTTCGCGCAGACCATGTACGGGGACACCCCCCTGGGACGTCCGGTCCTCGGCACCGTCGACACGATCAACGCGCTCGGCGCCGACCGGATCCGCCGCTTCTACAAGAAGCACTACGACCCGACGCACCTGGTCGTGGCTGCTGCCGGCAACGTCGACCACAACAAGGTCGTGCGCCAGGTCCGTGCCGCTTTCGAGAAGGCCGGCGCGCTGACCCGCACCGACGCCGAACCGATCGGCCCGCGCTCCGGGACGAAGCGCATCCGCACCGCCGGCCGCGTCGACCTGGTGAACCGCAGGACCGAGCAGGCCCACGTGGTCCTCGGCATGCCGGGGCTCGCCCGGACCGACGAGCGCCGCTGGGCGCTGGGCGTGCTGAACACCGCCCTCGGCGGCGGCATGTCCTCGCGACTCTTCCAGGAGGTCCGGGAGAAGCGCGGCCTCGCCTACAGCGTGTACTCGTACACCTCCGGCTTCGCCGACACCGGCCTCTTCGGCGTGTACGCGGGCTGCCGCCCCAACCAGGTGCACGACGTGCTCCGGATCTGCCGCGACGAGCTCGACAAGGTCGCGACGGAGGGGCTCGCGGACGACGAGATCAAGCGGGCCATCGGCCAGCTCTCCGGATCCACCGTCCTCGGCCTGGAGGACACCGGCGCGATCATGAACCGCATCGGCAAGAGCGAGCTGTGCTGGGGCGACCAGATGTCGGTCGACGACATGCTGGCCCGGATCGCCGCCGTGACCCCGGACGACATCCGCTCGGTGGCACAGGATGTACTGGCACAGCGGCCCTCGCTCGCGGTGATCGGCCCGCTGAAGGAGAAGCAGGCCGCCCGTCTCGACGAAGCGGTCGCCTAG